In a genomic window of Pontibacter liquoris:
- a CDS encoding DinB family protein — protein MEHDKQLREQLVKLMRGGQAFRTQNELLAGITLEEAGKKVEGLPYTIWQLLEHLRFTQHDILDFSRNPGYQEPAWPDDYWPGQTAPKNEAELHHTLNALTNDLEEMIGLVQDPANDLFKPFRHGTGQTLLREAMLVAEHNGYHLGQVVVLRRLLNGR, from the coding sequence ATGGAACACGACAAACAACTGCGGGAACAACTGGTAAAACTGATGCGCGGCGGGCAGGCCTTCCGGACGCAAAACGAATTGCTGGCTGGCATTACGCTGGAGGAAGCCGGTAAAAAAGTGGAAGGATTGCCTTATACTATCTGGCAACTGCTGGAACACCTGCGCTTCACCCAACACGATATTTTGGACTTCAGTCGCAACCCCGGATACCAGGAGCCTGCCTGGCCCGACGATTACTGGCCCGGCCAGACCGCCCCGAAAAACGAAGCCGAGCTGCATCATACCCTGAATGCCCTTACCAACGACCTGGAAGAAATGATCGGACTCGTGCAGGACCCGGCAAACGATCTCTTCAAACCATTCCGGCACGGCACCGGGCAAACGCTGCTGCGCGAAGCCATGCTGGTAGCCGAGCACAACGGCTATCATCTGGGTCAGGTGGTGGTGCTGCGCAGGTTGCTGAACGGGCGCTAG
- a CDS encoding alpha/beta fold hydrolase yields MPFIETEDIQRGENVYLHYQDNGDGQPVILIHGWPLSHKMWESQVQAIVEAGFRCITYDRRGFGDSDRPWLHYDYTSLAQDLRALIEQLDLRSCVLVGFSMGGGEVVRYLSMFGNDRIAKAVLISSVIPIVKKKDDNPDGVPEDKLNEIMEALRTKRVAFLAEFGKQFYNYTDNKDTVSEELLAYDWAIAAAASPRATIETAKAWANTDFRPELRNVTVPTLLIHGDADQIVPIKTSSDQASKVIRNNKYVVIKDGPHGLFLTHKDQVNSSLLSFLRQ; encoded by the coding sequence ATGCCATTTATTGAAACAGAAGACATCCAGCGGGGTGAAAACGTTTACCTCCATTACCAGGACAACGGCGATGGGCAGCCGGTGATCCTGATCCACGGCTGGCCACTGAGCCACAAGATGTGGGAAAGCCAGGTACAGGCCATCGTCGAGGCCGGTTTCCGTTGCATTACGTACGACCGCAGGGGCTTCGGCGACTCTGACCGGCCGTGGCTGCATTACGATTATACTTCACTGGCCCAGGACCTGCGTGCCCTGATCGAGCAACTGGATTTGCGCTCTTGCGTGCTGGTTGGTTTCTCGATGGGGGGCGGCGAAGTGGTGCGCTACCTGAGCATGTTTGGCAACGACCGCATTGCCAAGGCGGTGCTCATCAGCTCGGTTATCCCGATCGTTAAAAAGAAAGACGACAACCCGGACGGCGTGCCGGAAGACAAGTTGAACGAGATAATGGAGGCGCTCCGGACAAAAAGGGTCGCGTTTTTGGCGGAGTTCGGCAAGCAGTTCTACAACTATACTGATAACAAAGATACCGTTAGCGAAGAACTGCTCGCGTATGATTGGGCCATTGCTGCGGCGGCTTCTCCCCGCGCCACCATCGAAACCGCCAAAGCCTGGGCAAACACCGACTTCCGCCCGGAATTACGGAATGTAACGGTGCCTACGCTTCTTATTCACGGCGATGCCGACCAGATCGTGCCGATCAAGACCAGCAGCGACCAGGCCTCGAAAGTGATCCGCAATAACAAGTATGTGGTGATAAAGGATGGTCCGCACGGCCTGTTCCTAACGCACAAAGACCAGGTGAACAGTTCGCTGCTGAGCTTCCTGAGGCAGTAA
- a CDS encoding DUF4403 family protein: MDKPVQLNVPVSVSYAALEGVMQQQLVGMYIPQPEEGAPTNPYARVLDVRIAGSKAGANIVLLRVQLQILRTVLKRDKVAINASVALGYDNAKQQVYVQQFSMASVTSSSFYNTALEVLINKVAYHQIIDKARVDLRPIISAELEKVNDQLAQGWDLKGLTLTGTVEVVDVQDIAPKPDYLSLRLLVQGNLEVAVQDLSSFLPPTATEV, from the coding sequence ATGGATAAACCTGTACAACTGAATGTGCCTGTCTCTGTTTCTTATGCTGCCCTGGAAGGTGTGATGCAGCAGCAACTGGTCGGCATGTATATTCCCCAGCCCGAAGAAGGCGCCCCAACAAACCCTTATGCCCGGGTGCTGGATGTCCGGATTGCAGGAAGTAAGGCAGGAGCCAATATCGTGTTGCTGCGGGTGCAGCTTCAAATTCTGCGGACGGTGCTGAAGCGGGACAAGGTGGCTATAAATGCTTCGGTTGCGTTAGGCTATGACAATGCCAAACAGCAAGTATACGTGCAGCAGTTTTCGATGGCATCGGTTACGTCCAGTAGTTTTTACAATACCGCGCTGGAGGTGCTGATCAACAAGGTCGCCTACCACCAGATCATAGACAAAGCCCGGGTAGACCTGCGCCCGATCATTTCGGCAGAACTGGAAAAAGTGAACGATCAGCTAGCGCAAGGCTGGGACCTGAAAGGCCTAACCCTGACAGGAACTGTAGAGGTGGTGGATGTGCAGGACATTGCCCCGAAGCCGGACTACCTTTCGCTTCGCTTGCTTGTGCAAGGCAACCTGGAAGTAGCCGTACAGGATCTTTCCAGCTTCTTACCACCGACTGCAACGGAAGTATAA
- a CDS encoding ArsR/SmtB family transcription factor has product MRRDVFQAIADPTRRAIIALIALQAMTPNAIAEHFDTSRQAISKHLQILTECQLVKQEQQGREIYYQLEVAKMKEIDKWLEQFRRIWEDRFNQLDTIFSNIKQNEP; this is encoded by the coding sequence ATGAGAAGAGACGTTTTCCAGGCGATAGCAGACCCAACCCGAAGAGCCATTATTGCTTTAATCGCCTTGCAGGCCATGACGCCGAATGCCATTGCCGAACATTTTGATACCAGCAGGCAAGCTATATCAAAGCACTTGCAGATCCTGACTGAGTGCCAGCTTGTAAAACAGGAGCAGCAGGGGCGCGAAATTTACTACCAGCTGGAAGTTGCTAAAATGAAAGAAATCGACAAATGGCTGGAACAGTTCAGGAGGATCTGGGAAGACCGTTTTAACCAACTTGACACTATCTTTTCTAACATAAAACAAAATGAGCCATGA
- a CDS encoding SRPBCC family protein, which yields MKKDLAFEFSVNKEAKTITVKREFAAELPLVWDAYTKSEILDQWWAPKPWKARTKTMDFSEGGHWHYAMVGPAGEEHWALAKYKTIDPKRRFTALDGFADAEGVVNTQMPQSKWEVSFTPKEAVTLVENLITFDDLAQLETTIQMGFKEGLTMAMEGLDALLAAQKQEA from the coding sequence ATGAAAAAAGACCTTGCATTCGAGTTTTCCGTGAACAAAGAAGCCAAAACGATCACAGTTAAAAGAGAGTTTGCAGCAGAACTCCCGCTTGTGTGGGATGCTTATACAAAAAGCGAGATCCTGGACCAATGGTGGGCACCGAAACCATGGAAAGCCCGCACCAAAACAATGGACTTCAGCGAGGGTGGCCACTGGCACTATGCCATGGTTGGTCCGGCAGGTGAGGAGCATTGGGCTTTAGCCAAGTATAAGACCATCGATCCGAAAAGGCGCTTTACCGCACTGGATGGCTTTGCAGATGCCGAAGGCGTGGTAAACACACAAATGCCGCAATCGAAGTGGGAGGTAAGCTTTACTCCTAAAGAGGCTGTTACCCTGGTAGAAAACCTGATCACATTTGATGACCTGGCACAGCTCGAAACCACCATCCAGATGGGCTTTAAAGAAGGCCTGACAATGGCCATGGAAGGCCTGGATGCCTTATTGGCTGCCCAGAAACAGGAGGCCTAA
- a CDS encoding PAS domain-containing sensor histidine kinase — MHQANSVGESVPASDFQLVFNTLSGNFLLLQPNPPQFTILAASDEQLHLTGQERHEVVGKSVFEAYPENPNATETSGPAALRESLAQVLQDKAPDQLPVVRYDVMNVAGEFEERYWKASNRPVLDAEGNVRYILHTQTEITQQVIAEKKVTAIREIEKKYSLFMQAPVAVYIVTGPENIVELVNDEMLKLLSRTSDIIGKPLFVSIPEITTYGFPELLDQVRETGQPFYAEAYPSKLNKDGQEALCYYNFVYQPYYANAGDTIATGVFCVAHDVTEQVRARQKVEESELQLRSFIESSHHPIGVYMGSEMRIQFANQALKDGLGKGNDIVGKLYKNVLPELENQQVFEQLEAVYTTGIPFHAKNHKLDLVVGGELRTHYFDMSMTPLFNTAGEVYGVINTGADVTELNLARERIAESEWRYRTLIEEAPVATALYLNKDNKIQYANDIMLGYWGKDTSVVGKPLREALPELAGQPFLDRLEKVYASGETCIGVKEKAELKRDGQVVPAYFNYTYKPLFNKEGEVYGIHHTAIDVTEEVLVQKRLEESEARFRNMIEQAPVAIALTWGEDMVIENVNAPMLQIMGRATADEVNGKKLVEALPEVKDQPVLEIVREVLKTGKTITADEQLVYLLKKGNVEPYYLNLSYTPLKEEGEVTGVIHVALDVTEQVQARKKIEQSARDLQNLANAMPQIVWMATPDGKVTYYNERVAAFSGARQLPDGNWHWESILIGEDEQPTIEAWDKAVRTGTPYEIEHRLRMQDGTHRWHLSRALPQRDNEGKITSWFGTGTDVHDRKEHQEALEVNNRYLVSINNDLDNFIYTASHDLKAPILNIEGLLALLPEGYTATGAMSSDTQEILQMMKGSVERFKKTIDSLTEVAKLQQENKFNTESVNVAEVIGEVTLDLAPLLKSTQAVLEVNVAPDTAIRFSAKNLRSVIYNLLSNAIKYRTADQVPRVQISCQVADQYHVLTFTDNGLGMTPSQRRGLFTMFKRFHDHVEGTGIGLYMVKKIVENADGKIEVESKEKEGTTFRVYLPV, encoded by the coding sequence ATGCATCAAGCAAATTCGGTCGGGGAGAGTGTTCCGGCATCGGACTTTCAGCTAGTTTTTAACACCCTATCCGGCAACTTCTTGTTGCTGCAACCCAATCCACCCCAATTTACCATATTAGCTGCCAGCGACGAACAGCTACACCTTACGGGGCAGGAAAGACACGAAGTAGTGGGCAAAAGTGTGTTTGAAGCATATCCTGAGAACCCGAATGCGACCGAAACATCAGGTCCCGCGGCCTTACGGGAGTCTTTAGCGCAGGTACTGCAGGACAAAGCGCCCGACCAGTTGCCAGTGGTGCGATATGATGTGATGAACGTAGCCGGCGAATTTGAAGAGCGGTACTGGAAAGCAAGCAACAGGCCGGTTTTAGACGCGGAAGGCAATGTGCGCTACATCCTGCACACCCAAACAGAAATAACACAGCAGGTAATAGCAGAGAAAAAGGTAACTGCTATCCGGGAAATAGAAAAAAAGTACAGCTTGTTTATGCAGGCGCCGGTGGCCGTTTACATTGTAACCGGCCCTGAAAATATCGTGGAGCTCGTCAATGATGAAATGCTTAAACTGCTAAGCAGAACATCCGACATCATTGGCAAACCTTTGTTTGTATCCATTCCGGAGATCACAACCTACGGATTTCCGGAATTACTGGATCAGGTGCGTGAAACAGGCCAGCCTTTTTATGCGGAAGCATATCCCTCAAAACTAAATAAGGATGGGCAGGAGGCGCTTTGCTACTACAATTTTGTCTACCAGCCTTATTATGCAAATGCCGGAGACACGATAGCTACCGGCGTGTTTTGCGTGGCGCATGACGTAACAGAGCAGGTGCGAGCCCGCCAGAAGGTAGAGGAAAGTGAACTGCAGTTACGTTCTTTCATCGAAAGCTCGCACCACCCCATCGGGGTATACATGGGCAGCGAGATGCGGATCCAGTTTGCCAACCAGGCGCTCAAAGACGGCCTGGGCAAAGGAAACGACATTGTAGGCAAGCTGTACAAAAATGTGTTGCCTGAGCTGGAGAACCAGCAGGTGTTCGAGCAGCTTGAAGCCGTTTATACTACGGGCATCCCTTTCCATGCCAAAAACCACAAGCTGGACCTGGTAGTTGGCGGAGAGCTGCGGACGCATTATTTTGATATGAGCATGACGCCCCTGTTTAATACAGCCGGAGAGGTATACGGAGTCATCAACACGGGGGCAGATGTGACCGAGCTAAACCTGGCGCGCGAAAGGATAGCGGAAAGTGAGTGGCGCTACCGAACCCTGATCGAGGAAGCCCCGGTTGCTACCGCCCTTTACCTGAACAAAGACAACAAAATACAATATGCCAACGACATCATGCTGGGCTATTGGGGGAAAGACACCTCGGTTGTAGGGAAACCCTTGCGTGAAGCATTGCCGGAGTTAGCGGGTCAGCCATTTCTTGATCGGCTGGAAAAGGTGTATGCAAGTGGTGAAACCTGCATTGGCGTAAAAGAAAAAGCGGAGCTGAAACGGGACGGCCAGGTAGTACCCGCTTATTTTAATTATACTTACAAGCCGCTTTTCAACAAAGAAGGGGAGGTATACGGCATCCACCATACCGCCATCGATGTAACAGAAGAGGTACTGGTTCAAAAACGCTTAGAGGAAAGCGAAGCGCGTTTCCGGAATATGATCGAGCAGGCGCCTGTGGCTATTGCCTTAACATGGGGCGAGGACATGGTGATTGAGAACGTAAACGCGCCTATGCTGCAGATCATGGGCAGAGCGACGGCTGACGAAGTGAACGGTAAAAAGCTGGTGGAAGCATTGCCCGAGGTGAAAGACCAGCCTGTGCTGGAAATCGTTAGGGAAGTGCTGAAAACAGGAAAGACCATCACCGCAGACGAGCAGCTGGTCTATTTACTGAAAAAGGGGAACGTAGAACCGTATTATTTAAATCTGTCTTACACTCCGCTGAAAGAAGAAGGAGAAGTGACTGGCGTGATACATGTAGCCCTTGATGTGACAGAGCAGGTACAGGCACGAAAAAAAATTGAGCAAAGCGCCCGCGACCTGCAGAACCTGGCCAACGCCATGCCGCAGATTGTGTGGATGGCCACACCAGACGGAAAAGTAACCTACTACAACGAACGGGTAGCTGCGTTTTCAGGAGCCAGGCAGCTACCAGACGGTAACTGGCACTGGGAGAGCATCCTCATAGGCGAGGACGAGCAGCCAACCATAGAAGCCTGGGACAAGGCGGTCCGGACGGGTACGCCCTATGAAATAGAGCACAGGCTGCGGATGCAGGATGGCACCCACCGCTGGCACCTGAGCCGCGCACTTCCGCAACGCGATAACGAAGGCAAGATAACAAGTTGGTTTGGAACAGGTACTGATGTGCACGACCGCAAAGAACACCAGGAGGCATTAGAGGTAAATAACAGGTACCTGGTCAGCATCAACAACGACCTGGATAATTTTATCTACACAGCTTCCCACGACCTGAAGGCGCCCATCCTCAACATTGAGGGCCTGCTGGCACTGCTGCCGGAAGGGTACACCGCCACAGGCGCTATGAGCAGCGACACGCAGGAGATACTGCAAATGATGAAAGGCTCCGTAGAACGCTTCAAGAAAACCATCGACAGTCTGACCGAGGTGGCCAAGCTGCAGCAGGAAAATAAATTCAATACCGAGTCAGTTAATGTGGCGGAGGTGATTGGGGAAGTGACCCTGGATTTGGCGCCTTTGCTAAAATCCACACAGGCTGTGCTGGAAGTAAATGTAGCGCCTGATACGGCTATTCGCTTTTCTGCCAAGAACCTACGGAGCGTCATTTACAACCTGCTCTCCAATGCCATCAAGTACCGCACAGCAGATCAGGTGCCGCGGGTGCAGATCAGTTGCCAGGTAGCTGATCAATACCATGTGCTGACTTTTACCGATAATGGGCTTGGCATGACACCCAGCCAGAGAAGAGGCCTTTTCACGATGTTCAAACGCTTCCATGACCATGTGGAAGGCACGGGCATCGGACTTTACATGGTGAAGAAGATTGTAGAGAATGCAGATGGAAAGATAGAGGTGGAAAGTAAGGAGAAGGAAGGGACCACCTTTCGGGTGTACCTACCTGTTTAG
- a CDS encoding endonuclease domain-containing protein translates to MEHNNHYKKEYKPLARSLRTNSTKAEVRLWCELLSKGKTGYSFLRQRSIGNYIADFMCKELKLVIEVDGYSHNFKTAEDQQRDKDLSDLGFTTIRFSDEEVMKDLPNMERVIQAYIDRFLENHCAR, encoded by the coding sequence ATGGAACACAACAACCACTACAAAAAAGAATATAAACCATTGGCCAGGAGCCTCCGCACCAATTCCACCAAAGCCGAAGTCAGGTTGTGGTGCGAGTTGCTGAGTAAAGGTAAAACAGGCTATTCATTCCTGCGCCAGCGCTCCATTGGCAACTACATCGCTGATTTTATGTGCAAAGAGCTGAAGCTGGTTATTGAAGTAGATGGCTACTCGCACAATTTTAAAACTGCCGAAGACCAGCAACGGGACAAGGATCTGTCTGATTTAGGCTTTACCACGATCCGATTTTCAGATGAAGAGGTAATGAAAGACCTACCGAATATGGAGAGGGTGATTCAGGCGTACATTGATCGTTTTCTGGAAAATCATTGTGCTAGGTAA
- a CDS encoding SLATT domain-containing protein, whose product MEIDNNLGNYSNALKRKMWITRGARFEAYNHYLGKHALSNFAISFFSAYVIIINFLTIYDVISSNFDSLIQFSTMTLSVLILAFAQLESANDYKLKAERFHDCSREISKLLNELNFLLSKNNISSYASEHHIKSISDQYDIIIQRYSDNHSSIHYKAFKANYPYDFPDEFLKEYSTDALDIKSLNVKYWKILQIRVLAFLQPRWLYLLLILVPPILFILAIILLPATTNPS is encoded by the coding sequence ATGGAGATTGATAATAACTTAGGCAATTATAGTAACGCATTAAAAAGAAAGATGTGGATTACAAGGGGAGCAAGGTTTGAAGCATATAATCACTACTTAGGAAAGCACGCTCTTTCAAATTTTGCTATTAGCTTCTTTTCAGCTTATGTTATTATTATAAATTTCCTTACCATATATGATGTAATTTCCTCTAATTTCGATTCTTTGATTCAGTTTTCAACAATGACATTATCAGTATTGATTCTAGCATTCGCTCAGTTAGAATCGGCTAATGACTATAAACTGAAAGCAGAAAGATTCCATGACTGCTCAAGAGAAATATCTAAATTGTTAAATGAATTAAACTTTCTATTATCTAAAAATAATATCTCCTCTTACGCATCAGAACATCATATTAAAAGTATATCAGATCAATATGATATAATCATACAAAGATATTCTGACAATCACAGCTCAATTCATTACAAAGCCTTCAAAGCTAATTACCCATATGACTTTCCAGATGAGTTCTTAAAAGAGTATTCCACAGATGCACTAGATATAAAATCATTAAATGTCAAATACTGGAAAATATTACAAATAAGAGTATTGGCATTCTTACAACCAAGATGGCTATACCTATTACTTATTCTTGTACCACCGATATTGTTTATATTAGCTATTATTCTACTTCCTGCTACTACTAACCCAAGCTAG
- a CDS encoding reverse transcriptase/maturase family protein, with product MEKEVIALPVSKFFERSFRLKSIEKVYNLKHALKDSKGIDKIGLAKFEQKKGEHFKVINKKCLNSTYNFSPYLEKLKVKGKNKHPRVISIATLRDKVVLSILKETLHHAFPECINSKLPNSYIREINSFIFPTTHDKVRFLKVDIEKFFDTIKHDELLKALRKKIKSKKILYLIETAIQNPTVGIGYKREEREKLKNKIGVPQGLSISSILANIYISEVDKKLSKSSFKYIRYVDDILLMSSALTHVQLLESVSKELSVLGLNLNTDKIEKGYLNEEYEYLGYKFKNDIITIRQSTINIFIQKIAAKFTWFNYKLKDPNLQPWLIKDNSYLKNRFVDIINEKITGAIDEKKRYGWIFYFLEINDLRLLYHLDEIIKGFFRRQAAFNFESPIELKSFVKSYYHARHYPTTGYIHNYNSYDTEIKKENLLRRYGLLNPSLSYSETEINIAFNKLKFENIYELDLDLGELY from the coding sequence TTGGAAAAGGAAGTTATAGCATTACCTGTTAGTAAATTTTTCGAAAGGAGCTTTAGATTAAAGTCTATAGAAAAGGTTTATAACCTCAAACATGCGCTTAAGGATAGTAAAGGTATAGATAAGATTGGACTAGCTAAATTTGAACAAAAGAAGGGTGAACATTTTAAAGTCATAAACAAGAAGTGCCTGAATAGCACTTATAATTTTTCTCCATATTTAGAAAAATTAAAGGTTAAAGGCAAAAACAAGCATCCAAGGGTAATTTCTATTGCTACACTCCGAGACAAAGTTGTTTTATCAATATTAAAGGAAACTCTTCATCATGCATTCCCTGAATGTATCAATAGCAAGTTACCGAATAGCTACATACGTGAAATAAACAGCTTTATATTCCCAACTACACATGATAAGGTAAGGTTTCTAAAAGTAGATATTGAGAAGTTTTTTGACACTATAAAACATGATGAGCTACTAAAAGCATTAAGAAAGAAAATAAAATCTAAGAAAATTTTATACTTGATTGAAACGGCAATACAAAATCCTACTGTAGGTATAGGATATAAGAGGGAAGAAAGGGAAAAGCTAAAAAATAAAATTGGTGTACCTCAAGGCTTATCAATATCAAGTATATTAGCTAACATATACATTTCAGAAGTTGATAAGAAATTATCAAAAAGTAGCTTTAAATATATTAGATATGTAGATGATATTTTGTTAATGTCATCTGCATTAACTCATGTTCAATTACTAGAAAGTGTATCAAAAGAGTTAAGTGTATTGGGCTTAAATTTGAACACTGACAAAATTGAGAAAGGTTATCTTAATGAGGAATACGAATATTTAGGCTATAAATTTAAGAATGATATTATTACTATAAGACAATCGACAATAAATATATTTATTCAAAAAATAGCAGCTAAATTTACCTGGTTCAATTATAAGTTAAAGGATCCAAATCTACAGCCTTGGTTAATTAAAGATAATTCCTATCTCAAAAATAGATTCGTCGATATAATCAATGAGAAGATTACTGGTGCAATTGATGAGAAAAAGAGATATGGATGGATTTTTTACTTTTTAGAAATTAATGATCTGCGGTTATTATATCATCTTGATGAAATAATTAAGGGTTTCTTTAGAAGGCAAGCAGCTTTCAATTTTGAAAGTCCTATAGAACTAAAATCTTTTGTTAAATCATACTATCACGCAAGGCATTATCCTACAACAGGTTATATTCATAACTACAACAGTTACGATACTGAAATTAAAAAAGAAAATCTTTTACGTAGGTATGGCCTACTTAACCCCTCACTTAGCTATTCAGAAACTGAAATTAATATTGCTTTTAATAAGCTTAAATTTGAAAACATTTATGAGCTTGACCTAGATTTAGGTGAACTTTATTAG
- the hrpB gene encoding ATP-dependent helicase HrpB, whose amino-acid sequence MPFNPFTIDLPVREIIPAVREHLAAQNTLIVNAPPGAGKSTLLPLAILDEVWLTGQKIIMLEPRRLAAKTIAERLAQLLGEEVGQTVGYRIRFETRISDKTRIEVVTEGILTRMIHSDRGLTGVGIVIFDEFHERSIHADVAMALSREAQQTLRPDLRIMVMSATLDMPHLTKMLQAPVAQSMGRQYPVETFYTGDADDRMLPEMTAKVVQQAAQEREGDILVFLPGENDIRKVEELLRRQMRGVMIHPLFGMLPFGKQYAAIMPNREGKRKVVLATSIAETSLTIEGVSVVVDTGFGKTSRFDPKSGLSRLETVRISKDAADQRAGRAGRLGPGTAYRMWSKTTQERMAPHRTPEILEADLSSLVLDMAQWCIMDIRGLTWLNPPPRAALQSATGMLHQLQALEHGRITEHGKKMHALPCHPRIAHMLLKAEETGQVALASDIAAVLEERDPLDRNAGIDINLRIEALRRYRKEQGQGKRFGKIEKVARSYRQLFSIEADNGKFDEYETGVLLTHCYPERIAYARPGNNAQFQLASGQYASAGHRDDLAHEPWLAIAHLHAGTGDNPGRIFLASPLNPRDLAPLVKQQEVYHWDVNDGELTASMDTRIGSIVLQSKPLPPPDEKHRVPAMSEAIKQEGDHLLDFNHEVTQWQNRVLSLRKWRPSEAWPDVSTSTLLMTNWDWLKPYLFDIEHPDELMELELLPILQKFLDTEKLARMDVLAPQSINLPDGSGIELEYKPDGSQPKLEIRLQDVLGWEESPTVDEGEMTVELALLSPDLKPITTVSDLASFWKGNYRVIKRQLEVVFPEVNWSRGV is encoded by the coding sequence TTGCCCTTCAACCCATTTACCATAGACTTACCCGTTCGGGAAATTATACCTGCCGTTAGGGAGCACCTGGCGGCGCAGAACACGCTGATCGTAAACGCCCCTCCCGGAGCCGGTAAAAGTACCTTGCTGCCGCTGGCTATACTCGATGAAGTATGGCTGACAGGCCAGAAGATCATCATGTTGGAGCCCCGGCGTCTGGCGGCCAAAACCATTGCCGAGCGCCTGGCGCAGCTGCTGGGCGAGGAGGTAGGCCAGACGGTCGGTTACCGCATCCGTTTCGAGACCCGCATTTCCGATAAAACCCGCATCGAGGTCGTCACCGAAGGAATCCTCACCCGCATGATCCACAGCGACCGCGGGCTTACGGGCGTGGGCATCGTGATCTTCGACGAGTTTCATGAGCGCAGCATCCATGCTGATGTCGCCATGGCCCTGAGCCGGGAAGCGCAGCAAACGCTTCGACCGGACCTGCGCATCATGGTGATGTCGGCCACCCTGGATATGCCGCATCTCACCAAAATGCTGCAGGCCCCGGTGGCGCAAAGTATGGGGCGGCAATACCCCGTCGAAACCTTTTATACCGGCGACGCCGATGACCGCATGCTGCCCGAAATGACGGCCAAAGTAGTGCAGCAGGCAGCGCAGGAGCGGGAAGGGGATATACTCGTGTTCCTGCCCGGCGAAAACGACATCCGGAAAGTGGAAGAATTGCTGCGCAGGCAAATGCGCGGCGTCATGATCCACCCGCTGTTCGGTATGCTGCCCTTCGGCAAGCAGTACGCTGCCATCATGCCCAACCGCGAAGGCAAACGCAAAGTGGTGCTCGCCACAAGTATAGCCGAGACCAGCTTAACCATAGAAGGCGTGTCGGTGGTAGTGGATACGGGCTTTGGCAAAACCTCCCGCTTCGATCCGAAGTCCGGGTTGTCGCGCCTCGAAACGGTGCGCATCTCCAAAGACGCCGCCGACCAGCGTGCCGGTCGCGCCGGTCGCCTGGGCCCGGGTACGGCCTACCGCATGTGGAGCAAAACAACGCAGGAGCGCATGGCACCGCACCGCACCCCCGAAATCCTGGAAGCCGACCTGTCTTCGCTGGTGCTCGACATGGCGCAGTGGTGCATTATGGATATCCGTGGCCTGACCTGGCTCAACCCGCCGCCGCGCGCTGCCCTGCAATCGGCCACCGGCATGCTGCACCAGCTGCAGGCGCTGGAGCACGGCCGCATTACGGAGCACGGCAAGAAAATGCACGCGCTGCCGTGTCACCCGCGCATCGCGCACATGCTGCTCAAAGCCGAAGAAACCGGCCAGGTGGCGCTGGCAAGCGATATTGCCGCCGTACTGGAAGAGCGCGATCCGCTGGACCGCAACGCCGGCATCGACATTAATTTAAGAATTGAAGCCCTCCGCAGGTATCGGAAAGAGCAGGGGCAGGGCAAGCGTTTCGGCAAGATCGAGAAGGTCGCCCGCTCGTACCGCCAGCTGTTCAGTATAGAAGCCGACAACGGCAAATTTGACGAGTATGAAACCGGTGTGCTGCTGACGCATTGCTACCCCGAGCGCATCGCCTACGCACGCCCCGGCAACAACGCCCAGTTCCAGTTGGCAAGCGGCCAATACGCCTCTGCCGGTCACCGCGACGACCTGGCGCACGAGCCCTGGCTGGCCATCGCGCACCTGCACGCCGGTACGGGCGACAACCCGGGCCGCATTTTCCTGGCATCGCCACTCAATCCCCGCGACCTGGCCCCGCTCGTGAAGCAGCAGGAAGTATACCACTGGGACGTAAACGACGGCGAACTCACCGCCTCCATGGACACGCGCATCGGCAGCATCGTGCTGCAAAGCAAACCGCTGCCACCTCCCGACGAGAAGCACCGCGTACCCGCCATGTCCGAAGCCATCAAACAGGAAGGAGACCACCTGCTGGACTTTAACCACGAGGTAACCCAATGGCAAAACCGCGTGCTGAGCCTGCGCAAATGGCGCCCCTCCGAAGCCTGGCCTGACGTGAGCACCTCCACGCTTCTCATGACCAACTGGGACTGGCTGAAGCCCTACCTCTTCGACATCGAGCACCCGGACGAGCTGATGGAGCTGGAGCTGCTGCCCATACTTCAGAAGTTTTTAGACACAGAGAAACTGGCGCGCATGGACGTGCTGGCTCCCCAAAGTATAAACCTGCCCGATGGATCAGGTATCGAGCTGGAGTATAAACCCGATGGTTCTCAGCCCAAACTGGAGATCAGATTGCAGGATGTGCTGGGCTGGGAGGAAAGCCCAACGGTAGATGAAGGCGAAATGACGGTAGAGCTGGCTTTGCTATCGCCCGATCTGAAGCCGATCACCACCGTGTCAGATCTGGCCAGTTTCTGGAAAGGGAATTACCGGGTGATCAAGCGGCAGCTGGAAGTGGTTTTTCCGGAAGTGAATTGGAGTAGGGGAGTTTAG